One genomic region from Quercus robur chromosome 4, dhQueRobu3.1, whole genome shotgun sequence encodes:
- the LOC126721828 gene encoding uncharacterized protein LOC126721828: MSIVRPHVDDLTLDFKRGKMEVWPSLSFLDEDKVGTFQPHDDALVVTLRIGGYDVRRVLVDQGSRVEIMYPDLYKGLKLKPKDLANYDSPQLEFDRKTVVLKGQIRLPVQAGFEVVEVDFIVVDAYSPYTAIVARLWLHAVGAVYLTLHLKVKYPFGYQVKELVGIQSMAR, translated from the coding sequence ATGTCTATAGTAAGGCCACATGTTGATGATTTGACCCTTGACTTTAAGCGTGGAAAGATGGAAGTTTGGCCATCTTTAAGCTTCCTGGATGAGGATAAAGTGGGAACCTTTCAGCCTCATGATGATGCATTGGTGGTTACCCTTCGAATAGGGGGATATGATGTGAGGAGAGTCTTGGTGGATCAGGGCAGTAGGGTTGAAATCATGTATCCTGATTTGTATAAGGGGCTTAAGTTGAAGCCCAAGGATTTGGCCAACTATGACTCCCCTCAGTTGGAGTTTGATAGGAAAACAGTTGTACTAAAGGGTCAAATTAGGCTACCTGTTCAAGCAGGATTTGAGGTGGTGGAAGTAGATTTTATTGTGGTGGATGCATATTCCCCCTACACTGCTATCGTGGCGAGGTTGTGGCTTCATGCCGTAGGGGCTGTTTATTTAACTTTGCATTTGAAGGTGAAGTATCCTTTCGGGTATCAAGTTAAGGAGCTGGTAGGAATTCAAAGCATGGCTAGGTAG